The stretch of DNA ACAGGGGAAGGTAAAACACTGGCAAGTACAATGCCTGCTTACTTGAATGCTTTAGCCGGCAAGGGCGTGCATATCGTCACAGTCAATGATTATCTCGCCGGCCGTGATATGGAAAATAACCGTCCGCTATTCGAATTCCTCGGCTTGACCGTCGGGCTCAATAGTGTGGGCATGACACGGGAGCAGAAGCAGGAAGCATATGCTGCAGACATCACTTACAGTACGAACAATGAGCTTGGATTCGATTATTTGCGGGATAATATGGTGCTGTATAAGGAGCAGATGGTACAGCGTCCGCTTCATTTTGCCATCATCGATGAGGTCGATTCCATCTTGATCGATGAAGCACGGACACCGCTGATCATCTCCGGTTCAGCTGCGAAATCGGCAAGTCTGTATACGCAGGCCAACTCGTTTGTTCGTATGCTGAAGAAGGAAGAAGATTATACAAATGATATCAAGACGAAATCTGTTTTGCTGACGGAGGAAGGCATCAACAAGGCAGAGAAGTTCTTCGGTCTGGAAAACTTGTTCGATTTGAAGAATGTGTCCATTACGCATCATATCAATCAAGCGCTGAAAGCACATGTGACGATGCAGCGCGATACGGATTATGTAGTCGAAGAAGGCGAGGTCATCATCGTCGACAGCTTCACCGGACGTCTCATGAAGGGACGCCGCTACAGCGACGGTCTTCACCAGGCTATCGAAGCGAAGGAAGGCCTGCAGATCCAGAATGAAAGTATGACGCTTGCCAGCATCACTTTCCAGAACTATTTCCGGATGTACAAAAAGCTTGCCGGTATGACCGGTACAGCGAAGACAGAGGAAGAAGAGTTCCGCAATATCTATAACATGGATGTGCTTGTCATCCCTACCAACAGGGAAATCACGCGTGAGGATAAATCCGACTTCATTTTCAAATCCATGGAAGGCAAGTTCCGTGCCGTTGTCGAAGAAATCAAGGCCCGCCATGCAACTGGCCAGCCAGTGCTTGTCGGTACAGTAGCCGTCGAGACTTCCGAACTGATCAGCAAGATGCTGAAGCGCGCCGGTGTGCCGCATAATGTATTGAATGCGAAGAATCACCATCGTGAAGCAGAGATCATCGAGGACGCGGGTCAAAAAGGCGCTGTGACGATTGCCACGAATATGGCTGGACGCGGTACGGATATCAAGCTTGGTGAAGGTGTGCGGGAACTGGGCGGTCTTGCTGTCATCGGTACAGAGCGTCATGAATCCCGTCGTATCGACAACCAGCTGCGCGGTCGTGCCGGCCGTCAGGGAGACCCGGGTGTGACCCAGTTCTATCTGTCCATGGAAGATGAATTGATGCGCCGGTTCGGTTCCGACAATATGCGCAATATGATGGATCGTCTAGGCATGGATGACAGCACACCGATCGAGAGCAAAATGGTATCACGTGCTGTCGAATCCGCTCAAAAACGAGTGGAAGGCAACAACTTCGATTCTCGTAAAACGGTGCTTTCCTATGATGATGTGCTTCGTGAACAGCGGGAAATCATCTATAAACAGCGCTTCGAGGTAATCGACAGCGACGATTTGAACCCGATCATCGAAGAAATGATCAAGGATACCGTCCATATGGTCGTTCAAGCACATACAGCAAATGATTCAGATGAAGCATGGGAGCTTGATGCATTGGTTGAATACGCTCATGCCAACTTACTGCCGCAGGATAAGCTGACAGTCGATGAGCTGAAGAATAAAGATGAAGAAGAAATCGAAGAATTGCTGCTTGAAAAGATTCGCAGGCATCTGAAACAGAAGGAAGAAGAAATGACACCTGATCAGATGCGCGAA from Terribacillus sp. FSL K6-0262 encodes:
- the secA gene encoding preprotein translocase subunit SecA, with translation MRGLLKRVFGDGTQKQVSRAQKTAEQIESLADEYRGYTDEQLKEKTTQFKKRYQDGESLDDLLPEAFATVREAADRVLGMRPFHVQLLGGIAIHGGNIAEMKTGEGKTLASTMPAYLNALAGKGVHIVTVNDYLAGRDMENNRPLFEFLGLTVGLNSVGMTREQKQEAYAADITYSTNNELGFDYLRDNMVLYKEQMVQRPLHFAIIDEVDSILIDEARTPLIISGSAAKSASLYTQANSFVRMLKKEEDYTNDIKTKSVLLTEEGINKAEKFFGLENLFDLKNVSITHHINQALKAHVTMQRDTDYVVEEGEVIIVDSFTGRLMKGRRYSDGLHQAIEAKEGLQIQNESMTLASITFQNYFRMYKKLAGMTGTAKTEEEEFRNIYNMDVLVIPTNREITREDKSDFIFKSMEGKFRAVVEEIKARHATGQPVLVGTVAVETSELISKMLKRAGVPHNVLNAKNHHREAEIIEDAGQKGAVTIATNMAGRGTDIKLGEGVRELGGLAVIGTERHESRRIDNQLRGRAGRQGDPGVTQFYLSMEDELMRRFGSDNMRNMMDRLGMDDSTPIESKMVSRAVESAQKRVEGNNFDSRKTVLSYDDVLREQREIIYKQRFEVIDSDDLNPIIEEMIKDTVHMVVQAHTANDSDEAWELDALVEYAHANLLPQDKLTVDELKNKDEEEIEELLLEKIRRHLKQKEEEMTPDQMREFEKVILLRTVDTKWMDHIDQMDQLRQGIHLRAYGQNDPLREYQLEGFNMFEAMITSIKEEVTRYVLKAEIRDNLQREQVAKGVQAVSGDDTQADKKKKKSPIVKGETVGRNDPCPCGSGKKYKNCHGQ